In Candidatus Poribacteria bacterium, the following are encoded in one genomic region:
- a CDS encoding type II toxin-antitoxin system VapC family toxin gives MSGKYLLDTNVAIALFAGDLAVQEKVKNAEYIVAVPPVIGELCFGAQKSNRVTENLHKIDILVQQSIVFPCDLETAQWYGIIKNQLRRKGRPIPDNDIWIAAIAMQRGLILVTRD, from the coding sequence CTGAGTGGTAAGTATCTGCTCGATACAAACGTTGCTATTGCCTTGTTCGCCGGTGATCTAGCAGTCCAAGAGAAAGTCAAAAATGCTGAGTATATAGTAGCGGTTCCGCCTGTAATCGGTGAACTCTGCTTTGGGGCACAGAAATCTAATAGGGTTACAGAAAACCTGCATAAAATTGACATATTAGTTCAACAAAGTATTGTTTTTCCTTGTGATTTGGAAACGGCACAATGGTATGGAATTATCAAGAACCAGCTACGAAGGAAAGGCAGACCTATCCCGGACAATGACATCTGGATTGCTGCAATTGCGATGCAACGCGGACTAATTCTCGTCACACGAGAT